The following are encoded together in the Primulina tabacum isolate GXHZ01 chromosome 18, ASM2559414v2, whole genome shotgun sequence genome:
- the LOC142532806 gene encoding conserved oligomeric Golgi complex subunit 6-like has translation MGTANALAPGLSRKLKKVLETRTDTPDILDSLHTLSNFYSDNAPHARRNLRFTIEKRGLSINEEFLAASATAQQALNQVEEEVNSLAECCDKIAKALSNCNATTGDIISTTERLKQELKTTTQRQEIVLYFLRDYQLSDEEINALREEDLNENFFKALVHVQEIHANCKVLLRTHHQRAGLELMDMMAVYQEGAYERLCRWVQAECRSLGDVDNPEVSDLLKTAVGCLKERSVLFKYCAEEVANMRHNALFRRFISALTRGGPSGLPRPIEVHAHDPLRYVGDMLGWLHQALASERELVLALLDPDFVTDTGPTAQRFSKISGNDTGKTESDLTFVLDRIFKGVCRPFKARVEQVLQSQPNLIVSYKLSNTLEFYCHTISDLLGRETALCNTLWALRDAAQKTFFDILKTRGEKLLRYPPLVAVDLSPPPAVREGVSVLLEIIETHDSMMVYSSGKEPTFEPVISALLDPIIQMCEQAADAHKSKGVIQSSRRSRGSSDPAQLRRSSIDAILDNNSSSTPLSQIREVPSKIFLINCLCSIRQPLLGHEVAAEYIKKLGSMIETHMHDLVEKEVESILRRCNLSNKMSNFRDSLTNDDMSEESVSEPPLSETEAMSSTVLSDCLKSFFGLVLGSESSLPEFEQMNVPSLRSEACVHLAKTLADAYELMYKAIMDPGNGYAEPKSLVRHSPDQIRTILGI, from the exons ATGGGGACAGCCAATGCGCTGGCTCCGGGGCTGTCACGGAAGCTGAAGAAGGTGCTGGAGACTCGAACTGACACTCCCGATATACTCGATTCTCTCCACACTCTATCCAATTTTTACTCCGACAATGCACCTCACGCTCGTCGGAATCTTAGATTTACCATTGAGAAGCGCGGTCTCTCTATCAATGAGGAGTTTCTCGCCGCCTCCGCCACAGCTCAACAG GCCTTGAATCAGGTGGAAGAAGAGGTCAATTCTCTGGCTGAATGTTGTGATAA GATTGCGAAGGCTTTAAGTAATTGTAATGCTACCACTGGTGATATCATCAGTACGACCGAGAGGCTTAAACAGGAGCTTAAAACCACTACACAGAGACAGGAGATAGTATTATACTTTCTTCGTGACTATCAGCTCTCCGATGAAGAG ATTAACGCCTTAAGGGAGGAAGACCTTAATGAAAACTTTTTCAAGGCACTTGTTCATGTTCAAGAGATTCATGCCAACTGTAAAGTGTTGCTGAGAACTCATCACCAG CGAGCTGGTTTGGAGCTTATGGATATGATGGCTGTTTATCAAGAAGGAGCTTATGAACGTCTATGCAG ATGGGTTCAAGCAGAGTGTAGGAGTCTTGGGGATGTTGACAATCCTGAAGTCAGTGACCTCCTAAAAACTGCAGTTGGATGCCTGAAAGAAAGATCTGTTCTATTCAAATATTGTGCGGAAGAG GTAGCAAATATGAGACATAATGCATTATTCAGAAGATTCATTAGTGCCCTCACACGTGGAGGGCCCAGTGGACTACCAAGACCAATAGAAGTTCATGCCCATGACCCTTTAAGATATGTAGGTGACATGCTGGGATGGTTGCACCAG GCATTGGCTTCTGAAAGAGAACTTGTGCTTGCATTGCTTGATCCAGATTTTGTGACAGATACTGGACCAACAGCTCAACGATTCTCCAAAATTTCAGGGAATGATACTGGAAAGACAGAGTCAGACTTGACATTTGTTTTAGACAGGATATTCAAAGGAGTTTGTCGACCGTTTAAAGCGAGAGTCGAACAAGTTTTGCAATCTCAGCCTAACCTTATCGTTTCATACAAACTCAGTAATACTTTAGAGTTTTACTGCCACACT ATATCAGATTTGCTAGGAAGAGAAACAGCACTCTGTAATACACTCTGGGCTCTCAGGGATGCTGCTCAAAAGACCTTTTTTGACATCCTAAAAACTCGTGGAGAGAAACTCCTACGATATCCTCCACTTGTTGCTGTTGATCTTTCTCCACCTCCAGCTGTGAGGGAAGGAGTATCAGTGCTCCTTGAAATAATTGAAACACATGACAGTATGATGGTTTATTCGTCAGGCAAGGAGCCTACATTTGAACCAGTCATTTCTGCTTTATTGGACCCAATAATTCAG ATGTGTGAACAAGCAGCAGATGCGCATAAATCCAAAGGAGTTATTCAGTCGTCAAGGAGAAGTAGAGGAAGTTCAGATCCTGCTCAGCTCCGGAGATCATCTATAGATGCTATTTTGGATAATAACAGCAGTTCAACCCCTTTATCTCAG ATCCGTGAAGTACCTTCCAAAATATTTCTGATCAACTGCTTGTGTTCTATCAGACAACCATTGTTGGGGCACGAAGTTGCCGCTGAATACATAAAAAAGCTTGGATCAATGATAGAAACCCACATGCACGATCTCGTTGAGAAGGAAGTAGAATCCATTCTTCGGAGATGCAACTTGTCGAACAAAATGTCTAATTTCCGCGACTCATTGACCAACGACGACATGTCTGAGGAATCAGTATCTGAGCCTCCATTGTCTGAGACGGAAGCCATGTCCTCCACTGTTCTTTCCGATTGTTTGAAATCTTTCTTCGGGCTCGTTTTGGGAAGCGAAAGTTCTCTGCCCGAGTTCGAGCAAATGAATGTTCCTAGTCTTCGATCAGAAGCGTGTGTTCATTTGGCTAAAACTCTTGCCGACGCTTATGAACTTATGTATAAGGCGATAATGGATCCGGGGAACGGATATGCGGAACCTAAGTCCTTGGTCAGGCATTCTCCTGATCAGATAAGGACCATTTTGGGGATCTGA